A portion of the Deinococcus peraridilitoris DSM 19664 genome contains these proteins:
- a CDS encoding ABC transporter ATP-binding protein — MHNSAQNGGQTGSSGQGALQVQDVTVRYGEFVALRNVSLTVNPGEIVVLLGANGAGKSTLFRTISGLQRPVSGTISYNGENITGRDAAEVIGRGVAQCAEGRMLFPELSIQKNLILGAFIHRRDKNGVNRGLEEVYELFPILRDKRHDAAGSMSGGQQQMLAIGRALMARPQLLLLDEPSLGLAPLVVEQVLEVTRRINATGTSVLLAEQNAYAALQIAHRGYVMENGALTLEGSQAALLGNDAVRSAYIGV; from the coding sequence GTGCATAACAGCGCGCAGAACGGCGGGCAGACCGGCTCCTCCGGCCAGGGAGCCCTGCAGGTTCAGGACGTGACCGTGCGCTACGGGGAGTTCGTGGCCCTGCGCAATGTCAGCCTGACCGTGAATCCCGGCGAAATTGTGGTGCTGCTGGGGGCCAACGGTGCGGGCAAGAGCACCCTGTTCCGTACCATCAGCGGTCTGCAGCGACCCGTGAGTGGCACCATCAGCTATAACGGCGAGAACATCACGGGCCGCGACGCCGCCGAGGTGATCGGGCGCGGCGTCGCGCAATGCGCCGAGGGGCGCATGCTGTTTCCCGAACTCAGCATTCAGAAGAACCTGATTCTGGGCGCCTTCATTCACCGCCGTGACAAAAATGGAGTGAACCGCGGGCTGGAGGAAGTGTACGAGCTCTTCCCGATTCTGCGTGACAAGCGTCACGATGCGGCGGGCAGCATGAGCGGCGGCCAGCAGCAGATGCTCGCCATCGGGCGGGCCCTGATGGCCCGGCCGCAGCTGCTGCTGCTCGACGAGCCCAGCCTGGGCCTGGCACCCCTGGTGGTCGAGCAGGTGCTCGAGGTCACGAGGCGCATCAACGCGACGGGCACCAGCGTGCTGCTGGCCGAGCAGAACGCCTACGCGGCCCTGCAGATCGCGCACCGGGGCTACGTGATGGAAAACGGCGCGCTGACGCTCGAGGGCAGCCAGGCGGCCCTGCTTGGCAACGACGCCGTGCGTAGCGCCTACATCGGCGTCTGA
- a CDS encoding ABC transporter ATP-binding protein, which translates to MLSVENLGIQFGGLKAVSGVNYSVTPGAVNAVIGPNGAGKSTFFNLISGFYQPTSGRITFGGEDVTRMPAHKMATRGVARTFQTTSLFKELPILDNVLQGHRLRMRSGIWDAILRTPRLRSEEREARERAAFALDFVGLSPRDPRPVGMLTQEAQKRVSIAIALATDPKLVLLDEPAAGINPDETEGLVRLIRKMVDQGYTVCLIEHKMNMIMNISDHIMVLHHGQKIAEGAPREIQGNPAVIEAYLGGGHRA; encoded by the coding sequence GTGCTCAGCGTTGAAAACCTCGGTATTCAGTTCGGTGGCCTCAAAGCCGTCTCTGGCGTGAACTACAGCGTCACGCCCGGCGCGGTGAACGCCGTCATCGGCCCCAACGGCGCCGGAAAAAGTACCTTCTTCAACCTCATCAGCGGGTTTTACCAGCCCACGTCGGGGCGAATCACCTTCGGTGGTGAAGACGTCACGCGCATGCCCGCCCACAAGATGGCCACCCGGGGTGTAGCGCGCACTTTCCAGACCACCAGCCTCTTCAAGGAACTGCCCATTCTCGACAATGTCTTGCAGGGTCACCGTCTGCGCATGCGCAGCGGCATCTGGGACGCCATTCTGCGCACGCCCCGCCTCCGGAGCGAGGAGCGCGAGGCCCGCGAACGGGCAGCCTTCGCGCTCGACTTCGTGGGTCTCAGCCCGCGTGATCCCCGGCCCGTCGGCATGCTCACGCAGGAAGCGCAGAAGCGCGTCTCGATCGCCATTGCCCTGGCGACCGACCCCAAGCTGGTGCTGCTCGACGAACCGGCGGCGGGCATCAATCCTGACGAGACCGAAGGGCTGGTGCGTCTGATTCGTAAAATGGTCGATCAGGGCTACACCGTGTGCCTGATCGAACACAAGATGAACATGATCATGAACATCTCGGACCACATCATGGTGCTGCACCACGGCCAGAAGATCGCCGAGGGCGCGCCGCGGGAAATTCAGGGTAACCCGGCCGTGATCGAGGCGTACCTGGGAGGTGGGCACCGTGCATAA
- a CDS encoding branched-chain amino acid ABC transporter permease: MRPGVVITALALFAALLIPVITKNGYYLDVLIMAFIWSIAASGLNVLLGYTGLLSLAHAAFFGIGAYTVGILMLKHGWSFWLAWPTATALTTVLGFLLGLVAFRTRGDAFAIFTLAVGVIVTQVIARWEHLTGGRDGLNGVPQPGKVGPIDFSEQSVFYYLALGALVATLYVIYSVVKAPVGRAFVAVRSNEDLARASGIDTFAHKQRALMLSTAIAGLAGGLYATYLGFLGPAASAVTVTFTLLLYVIVGGAATLAGPVIGAFLLVVLAQLLQASQEYQHLILGPLLVVLVLFFPHGLMGLWQKATRRFNRPAPAPAVIATSQEAERAQR, encoded by the coding sequence ATGCGCCCTGGAGTCGTCATTACCGCACTGGCGCTGTTCGCCGCGCTCCTCATTCCCGTGATCACCAAGAACGGCTACTACCTCGACGTGCTGATCATGGCCTTCATCTGGTCGATTGCCGCGAGCGGACTGAACGTCCTGCTGGGCTACACCGGCCTGCTCTCGCTGGCGCACGCCGCCTTCTTCGGAATCGGCGCGTACACGGTGGGCATCCTGATGCTCAAGCACGGCTGGTCCTTCTGGCTGGCCTGGCCCACCGCTACGGCCTTGACCACCGTGCTGGGCTTTTTGCTGGGTCTCGTGGCCTTTCGCACCCGTGGGGACGCCTTTGCCATCTTTACCCTGGCCGTCGGCGTAATCGTCACGCAGGTCATCGCTCGCTGGGAACACCTGACCGGTGGGCGTGACGGACTGAACGGTGTCCCACAGCCTGGCAAGGTCGGCCCGATCGACTTCAGCGAGCAAAGCGTTTTCTATTACCTCGCCCTGGGCGCGCTCGTCGCGACGCTCTACGTGATCTACTCCGTCGTGAAGGCTCCCGTTGGCCGGGCCTTCGTGGCGGTGCGCAGCAACGAGGACCTCGCGCGCGCCAGCGGGATCGACACCTTCGCGCACAAGCAGCGCGCCCTGATGCTCTCCACGGCCATTGCAGGTCTGGCGGGCGGTCTGTACGCCACCTACCTGGGCTTTCTCGGCCCGGCCGCTTCCGCAGTGACGGTCACCTTCACCCTGCTGCTCTACGTGATCGTGGGGGGCGCCGCGACCCTGGCAGGCCCCGTGATCGGCGCGTTTCTGCTGGTTGTGCTCGCGCAGCTGCTGCAGGCCTCGCAGGAGTACCAGCACCTGATTCTCGGGCCCTTGCTGGTGGTGCTGGTGCTGTTCTTCCCACACGGCCTGATGGGCCTGTGGCAGAAGGCCACGCGGCGCTTCAACCGGCCCGCTCCCGCTCCCGCCGTCATCGCGACTTCCCAGGAGGCCGAACGTGCTCAGCGTTGA